The following coding sequences are from one Nicotiana tabacum cultivar K326 chromosome 1, ASM71507v2, whole genome shotgun sequence window:
- the LOC107806543 gene encoding deoxyribodipyrimidine photo-lyase-like: MASPIPVVQSGRIRVLKQGSGPLVGPVVYWMFRDQRIRDNWALIHAVDEANKANVPVAIAFNLFDQFLGAKARQLGFMLRGLQKLHSNLENTLQIPFFIFQGEAVDTIPNFLKECGASLLVTDFSPLRDVRSWKEKICERVSESVTVHEVDAHNVVPVWVASNKLEYSAKTIRGKINKLLPEYLIELPAIGPPKIKWLSPNPPIDWPKLIADVVRKGAEVPELEWCEPGEDAALEVLMGSKNGFLTARLKNYSTERNNPLKPQALSGLSPYLHFGQISAQRCALEAHKVRKLYTQAVDTFLEELIVRRELADNFCYYQPRYDSLLGAWEWARKTLMEHASDKREHIYTREQLEKAQTADPLWNASQLEMVHYGKMHGFMRMYWAKKILEWTSGPEEALAITIYLNDKYHIDGRDPSGYVGCMWSICGLHDQGWRERPVFGKIRYMNYAGCKRKFNVDGYISYVKRLVGESKKRKAEVFFDKKAKELRS; encoded by the exons ATGGCATCTCCGATCCCAGTCGTTCAGTCTGGTCGGATCCGGGTTCTGAAGCAAGGATCAGGACCGTTGGTTGGACCGGTAGTGTATTGGATGTTCAGAGATCAACGGATAAGAGATAACTGGGCATTAATCCACGCCGTTGATGAGGCTAACAAAGCAAATGTACCAGTAGCTATTGCTTTCAATTTGTTCGATCAGTTCTTAGGCGCAAAAGCTAGACAGTTAGGGTTTATGCTTAGAGGCCTTCAAAAACTTCACAGCAACCTCGaaaatactcttcaaattcccttttTTATATTTCAG GGAGAAGCTGTCGACACAATTCCCAATTTTCTGAAAGAATGTGGAGCTTCTCTTTTAGTAACAGATTTCTCACCTTTGAGGGATGTGCGGAGTTGGAAGGAAAAAATTTGTGAGAGAGTGAGTGAATCGGTAACAGTACACGAGGTTGATGCGCACAATGTTGTTCCTGTTTGGGTGGCATCGAATAAATTGGAATACAGTGCGAAAACCATACGGGGTAAAATAAATAAGCTGCTTCCTGAGTATCTAATCGAATTACCTGCAATAGGGCCTCCCAAGATAAAGTGGTTATCTCCAAATCCTCCAATAGATTGGCCAAAATTAATTGCCGATGTTGTAAG GAAAGGAGCAGAAGTTCCTGAACTTGAATGGTGTGAACCAGGTGAAGATGCTGCATTGGAAGTGCTTATGGGAAGTAAAAATGGGTTCCTGACAGCTAGGTTGAAAAATTATTCAACAGAGCGGAACAACCCTCTGAAACCCCAAGCACTTTCTGGTCTCTCTCCTTATTTGCACTTTGGGCAGATATCAGCACAGCGATGTGCTTTAGAAGCACACAAAGTTCGGAAGCTTTATACCCAG GCAGTTGACACATTTCTGGAGGAATTGATTGTGCGCAGAGAGCTTGCTGATAACTTCTGCTACTACCAGCCTCGATATGATTCATTACTGGGTGCATGGGAATGGGCACGTAAAACCTTGATGGAACATGCATCTGATAAGCGTGAACATATATACAC GCGAGAGCAATTGGAGAAGGCACAAACTGCAGACCCG CTTTGGAATGCTTCTCAGTTAGAGATGGTTCACTATGGAAAAATGCATGGTTTTATGAG GATGTATTGGGCTAAAAAGATACTTGAATGGACAAGTGGACCAGAAGAAGCTCTGGCCATCACGATATATTTGAATGACAAG TATCATATAGATGGAAGAGATCCTAGTGGTTATGTTGGATGCATGTGGTCAATATGTGGCCTACACGACCAG GGTTGGAGAGAGCGTCCCGTATTTGGGAAAATACGGTACATGAACTATGCAGGTTGCAAGAGGAAATTCAACGTGGATGGATATATTTCATACGTCAAAAGACTTGTAGGcgaaagcaagaaaagaaaagcagaAGTATTTTTCGACAAGAAGGCAAAGGAACTGCGTAGTTAG
- the LOC107806541 gene encoding SNARE-interacting protein KEULE isoform X2, giving the protein MDAICFIQPTKENVVMFLSDMAGKSPLYRKAFVFFSSPIAKELVSYIKRDSSVLSRIGALREMNLEYFANDIQCFTTDNERALEELYGDEEGSRKGDLCLNVMANRIATVFASLREFPYLRYRAAKSLDPTTMTTFRDLIPTKLAAAVWNSLAKYKSTLPHFPQTETCELLILDRSVDQIAPIIHEWTYDAMCHDLLNMEGNKYVHEVPGKAGGPPEKKEVLLEDHDPIWLELRHAHIADASERLHEKMTNFVSKNKAAQMHQGSRDGGQLSTRDLQKMVQALPQYSEQIEKLSLHVDIAGKLNRIIRESSLKEIGQLEQNLVFGDAGTKDLINFLRVNQDVTRENKLRLLMIYAAVHPEKLESDKLSKLMELARLPQDDMNAVYNMRLLEGSSDNKKSSLGPFSLKFDVHKKKHAARKDRTDEAATWQLSRFYPMIEELVEKLSKGELPKNDYPCMNDPSPTFHGTSQSASVQANQVPTPHSMRSRRTATWARPRNSDDGYSSDSILRHASSDFKKMGQRIFVFIVGGATRSELRACHKLTTKLKREVVLGSSSLDDPPQFITKLKLLTADELSLDDLQI; this is encoded by the exons ATGGATGCTATATGCTTCATCCAACCAACAAAAGAAAA TGTTGTGATGTTTCTATCTGACATGGCTGGTAAATCACCTTTGTACAGAAA GGCATTTGTCTTCTTTAGTTCACCTATTGCTAAAGAGTTGGTTAGTTACATAAAGAGGGATTCAAGTGTTCTGTCTCGCATTGGTGCCTTGAGAGAA ATGAATTTGGAGTATTTTGCTAATGATATCCAG TGTTTTACCACCGATAATGAGAGGGCGCTTGAAGAACTCTATGGAGATGAGGAAGGTTCTCGGAAGGGTGATTTGTGTTTGAATGTGATGGCCAACCGTATTGCTACAGTTTTTGCTTCATTACGG GAATTTCCTTATTTGCGCTACCGTGCTGCGAAATCGCTTGATCCTACTACCATGACAACCTTTCGGGATTTAATTCCTACGAAGCTTGCAGCTGCTGTTTGGAATTCTCTTGCAAAGTACAAATCTACTCTTCCTCACTTTCCACAGACAGAAACATGCGAGTTGCTTATTCTGGATAGATCAGTAGACCAG ATTGCTCCCATTATACACGAGTGGACATATGACGCAATGTGCCATGACTTGTTAAACATGGAGGGAAATAAATATGTGCATGAG GTTCCTGGCAAAGCAGGTGGCCCTCCTGAGAAGAAAGAGGTTCTTTTGGAGGATCATGATCCTATCTGGTTAGAGCTCCGCCATGCACACATTGCAGAT GCTAGTGAAAGGTTGCATGAGAAGATGACAAACTTTGTGTCAAAAAATAAAGCTGCTCAAATGCATCAAGGTTCAAG AGACGGTGGTCAATTATCTACACGGGATTTGCAAAAGATGGTTCAGGCTTTACCTCAATACAGTGAACAAATTGAGAAGCTTTCCCTCCATGTTGAT ATTGCTGGGAAGCTAAACAGAATTATTAGGGAGTCAAGTCTAAAAGAAATTGGACAATTAGAGCAGAACCTTGTTTTCGGAGACGCAGGAACTAAGGATCTGATCAATTTCCTGAGGGTTAATCAG GATGTGACACGGGAAAACAAGTTACGGTTATTGATGATTTATGCAGCCGTTCATCCTGAGAAGCTTGAAAGCGACAAACTCTCCAAGTTAATGGAG TTGGCGAGATTGCCCCAAGATGACATGAATGCTGTGTACAATATGAGATTGCTGGAGGGATCATCGGATAATAAGAAAAGCTCACTAGGACCTTTCTCTCTCAAGTTTGACGTTCACAAG AAGAAGCACGCTGCTAGAAAAGACCGTACTGATGAAGCAGCAACATGGCAGTTGTCTCGTTTTTACCCAATGATAGAG GAACTTGTTGAAAAACTCAGTAAAGGGGAACTACCAAAGAATGACTATCCCTGCATGAATGATCCAAGTCCAACTTTCCATGGGACCTCTCAGTCTGCATCAGTACAAGCAAATCAAGTTCCAACTCCCCATTCAATGAGATCGAGAAGGACAGCTACGTGGGCCCGCCCTCGAAATTCTGATGATGGATATTCGAG TGATTCAATTCTCAGGCATGCATCAAGTGATTTCAAGAAAATGGGTCaacgtatttttgtatttatagTTGGTGGGGCTACGCGATCAGAG TTGCGGGCTTGTCATAAGTTAACTACGAAGTTGAAGAGAGAAGTAGTTCTTGGTTCATCTAGCCTCGATGACCCTCCACAATTCATTACG AAATTAAAGCTCTTGACTGCAGATGAACTCTCGTTGGATGATTTGCAGATCTAA
- the LOC107806541 gene encoding SNARE-interacting protein KEULE isoform X1 — protein MSMSDSDTSSQGSDYKYFRQVSRDRLLYEMLRSAKAKDSKSAWKVLIMDKLTVKIMSYACKMADITEEGVSLVEDIYKRRQPLPSMDAIYFIQPTKENVVMFLSDMAGKSPLYRKAFVFFSSPIAKELVSYIKRDSSVLSRIGALREMNLEYFANDIQCFTTDNERALEELYGDEEGSRKGDLCLNVMANRIATVFASLREFPYLRYRAAKSLDPTTMTTFRDLIPTKLAAAVWNSLAKYKSTLPHFPQTETCELLILDRSVDQIAPIIHEWTYDAMCHDLLNMEGNKYVHEVPGKAGGPPEKKEVLLEDHDPIWLELRHAHIADASERLHEKMTNFVSKNKAAQMHQGSRDGGQLSTRDLQKMVQALPQYSEQIEKLSLHVDIAGKLNRIIRESSLKEIGQLEQNLVFGDAGTKDLINFLRVNQDVTRENKLRLLMIYAAVHPEKLESDKLSKLMELARLPQDDMNAVYNMRLLEGSSDNKKSSLGPFSLKFDVHKKKHAARKDRTDEAATWQLSRFYPMIEELVEKLSKGELPKNDYPCMNDPSPTFHGTSQSASVQANQVPTPHSMRSRRTATWARPRNSDDGYSSDSILRHASSDFKKMGQRIFVFIVGGATRSELRACHKLTTKLKREVVLGSSSLDDPPQFITKLKLLTADELSLDDLQI, from the exons GATTACTATATGAAATGCTCAGGTCAGCCAAGGCAAAAGACTCAAAATCAGCATGGAAG GTACTCATCATGGACAAACTAACTGTTAAAATAATGTCATACGCATGCAAGATGGCAGATATTACAGAGGAAGGAGTTTCAT TGGTTGAAGACATATACAAACGACGGCAGCCACTCCCCTCAATGGATGCTATATACTTCATCCAGCCAACAAAAGAAAA TGTTGTGATGTTTCTATCTGACATGGCTGGTAAATCACCTTTGTACAGAAA GGCATTTGTCTTCTTTAGTTCACCTATTGCTAAAGAGTTGGTTAGTTACATAAAGAGGGATTCAAGTGTTCTGTCTCGCATTGGTGCCTTGAGAGAA ATGAATTTGGAGTATTTTGCTAATGATATCCAG TGTTTTACCACCGATAATGAGAGGGCGCTTGAAGAACTCTATGGAGATGAGGAAGGTTCTCGGAAGGGTGATTTGTGTTTGAATGTGATGGCCAACCGTATTGCTACAGTTTTTGCTTCATTACGG GAATTTCCTTATTTGCGCTACCGTGCTGCGAAATCGCTTGATCCTACTACCATGACAACCTTTCGGGATTTAATTCCTACGAAGCTTGCAGCTGCTGTTTGGAATTCTCTTGCAAAGTACAAATCTACTCTTCCTCACTTTCCACAGACAGAAACATGCGAGTTGCTTATTCTGGATAGATCAGTAGACCAG ATTGCTCCCATTATACACGAGTGGACATATGACGCAATGTGCCATGACTTGTTAAACATGGAGGGAAATAAATATGTGCATGAG GTTCCTGGCAAAGCAGGTGGCCCTCCTGAGAAGAAAGAGGTTCTTTTGGAGGATCATGATCCTATCTGGTTAGAGCTCCGCCATGCACACATTGCAGAT GCTAGTGAAAGGTTGCATGAGAAGATGACAAACTTTGTGTCAAAAAATAAAGCTGCTCAAATGCATCAAGGTTCAAG AGACGGTGGTCAATTATCTACACGGGATTTGCAAAAGATGGTTCAGGCTTTACCTCAATACAGTGAACAAATTGAGAAGCTTTCCCTCCATGTTGAT ATTGCTGGGAAGCTAAACAGAATTATTAGGGAGTCAAGTCTAAAAGAAATTGGACAATTAGAGCAGAACCTTGTTTTCGGAGACGCAGGAACTAAGGATCTGATCAATTTCCTGAGGGTTAATCAG GATGTGACACGGGAAAACAAGTTACGGTTATTGATGATTTATGCAGCCGTTCATCCTGAGAAGCTTGAAAGCGACAAACTCTCCAAGTTAATGGAG TTGGCGAGATTGCCCCAAGATGACATGAATGCTGTGTACAATATGAGATTGCTGGAGGGATCATCGGATAATAAGAAAAGCTCACTAGGACCTTTCTCTCTCAAGTTTGACGTTCACAAG AAGAAGCACGCTGCTAGAAAAGACCGTACTGATGAAGCAGCAACATGGCAGTTGTCTCGTTTTTACCCAATGATAGAG GAACTTGTTGAAAAACTCAGTAAAGGGGAACTACCAAAGAATGACTATCCCTGCATGAATGATCCAAGTCCAACTTTCCATGGGACCTCTCAGTCTGCATCAGTACAAGCAAATCAAGTTCCAACTCCCCATTCAATGAGATCGAGAAGGACAGCTACGTGGGCCCGCCCTCGAAATTCTGATGATGGATATTCGAG TGATTCAATTCTCAGGCATGCATCAAGTGATTTCAAGAAAATGGGTCaacgtatttttgtatttatagTTGGTGGGGCTACGCGATCAGAG TTGCGGGCTTGTCATAAGTTAACTACGAAGTTGAAGAGAGAAGTAGTTCTTGGTTCATCTAGCCTCGATGACCCTCCACAATTCATTACG AAATTAAAGCTCTTGACTGCAGATGAACTCTCGTTGGATGATTTGCAGATCTAA